Genomic DNA from Labilibaculum sp. DW002:
CTCGGTGGAAGAATTTTATTTACGGCAAAAAGATGATTATTGTTCCATATTTTGTCGGTATTGACATGAAAAAAATACTGGGATGCGTGTACACCAGCATCTGTTCTGCCACAACCGATACAAACGACTTTTTCTTTTAGTAATTTAGATAAATTGTCTTCAAGAACTTGCTGAATGCTTGTTACATTATTTTGACGTTGCCAGCCTTTGTATTCAGTTCCTTTGTATCCTATGTGAAAAAAGTACCTCACGATATTTACTTTATCTGATGATGAAATGTTTTGCTGCGCAAAGGTATCATTAACTTATTCTTTTGAGAATTGAATTTGAACTCTTTTTTTAAGATTGGTGATTGTGTATTGTTTTTAAATAGCAAACAGGGGAGAATAATCTATTGGGAATATCTTATATTAGAGCTCGATTTTATATCGAACACCTAATTTAAACAACATAAAGAATGAAAAGAATATTTTTTGCTTTACTGGCAATGCTTGCAGTATCAAGTGTTCAAGCTCAATCGGTTTTGGATCAGGTTAATGATCCATTTTTTGGTGAAAGTTGTACCAGTATAATGGTTGGCAAAAAAGCAACTACTGATGGATCAGTAATTACGAGTCACACTTGTGATGGCCGTTACCGTACTTGGTTAACTTTTGAAAAAGCACAAAAATTTGATAAAAAAGCAACTCACAAAGTTTATAAAGGGACTTTGAAAACTGAGACAGCCTGGGATCAAAGAAAAATGAAACTTGCAGGCGAAATTGATCAGGTAGAATCAACTTTTGCTTATTTGAACACAGCTTATCCTTGTCTTAACGAAAAACAGCTTGCTATTGGTGAAACAACTTTTGTTGGCCCAGAAGAGCTCGTAAATGAAAATGGCATGTTTCTAATTGAAGAGTTAGAACGAATTGCTTTACAACGTTGTACAACAGCACGTGATGCGATTAAACTAATAGGTAAACTTATCAAGAAGCATGGTTACGGCGACTGGGGTGAGTGTATCACTATTGCTGACAAGAAAGAAGTATGGCAATTAGAAATCCTTGGTGAAGGTCCTGATAATATTGGTGGTGTTTGGGCTGCTCAACGTATTCCTGATGGTCATGTTGGTGTTTCTGCTAACATCTCAAGAATTGGCATTATTGAAAAGAAAAATAAGGATTACTTTATGTATTCGGATAATGTTTTTTCTGTAGCAAAGGAATTGGAACGATGGGATGGCAAAGAAGAATTTAAATTTTGGAAAGTATATGGTGGTGTTGATAAACCATTTAAAATTCGCGAATTCTTCATTCTAAATCACTTTGCTCCTTCTTTGAATCTTGATTTTGAAGCTGATGAACTACCATTTTCAGTAAAACCTGACAATAAAATCTCTGTGAAAGATGTCATGGCAATGTATAGAGAAACTTATGAAGGAACTAAGTATGACATGACTCAGAACCTTAAGGTGATCAAGAAAAAGAAAAATGATAAAAAAGAAGTTATTGGTGTAGATACGATAACTGCTCTAAATGCTCATCCTTGGCCAAATGGAAATAATCGAAAATTATATAACTACTTAAAAGATGGTTCTGTTGAATATCAAAGAACTGTTGCGGTGTCGTGGTGTTCTTATTCATTTGTTACTCAATTGAGAGATTGGTTACCTGATGAAGTTGGTGGTGTAGCTT
This window encodes:
- a CDS encoding dipeptidase: MKRIFFALLAMLAVSSVQAQSVLDQVNDPFFGESCTSIMVGKKATTDGSVITSHTCDGRYRTWLTFEKAQKFDKKATHKVYKGTLKTETAWDQRKMKLAGEIDQVESTFAYLNTAYPCLNEKQLAIGETTFVGPEELVNENGMFLIEELERIALQRCTTARDAIKLIGKLIKKHGYGDWGECITIADKKEVWQLEILGEGPDNIGGVWAAQRIPDGHVGVSANISRIGIIEKKNKDYFMYSDNVFSVAKELERWDGKEEFKFWKVYGGVDKPFKIREFFILNHFAPSLNLDFEADELPFSVKPDNKISVKDVMAMYRETYEGTKYDMTQNLKVIKKKKNDKKEVIGVDTITALNAHPWPNGNNRKLYNYLKDGSVEYQRTVAVSWCSYSFVTQLRDWLPDEVGGVAWFSFDNPGQSPRIPIYAGTTELPESFNYCGQKRYRADATIWAYRKANKLATLAWQNTREEMMADVAHFENKGFEDAEALEVKIKKLLKEGKKDEAKILLNKFTRDFTGATMLRWKELENKYWGKFGLGF